A genomic window from Lotus japonicus ecotype B-129 chromosome 1, LjGifu_v1.2 includes:
- the LOC130732693 gene encoding B3 domain-containing protein At2g36080, with the protein MSINQQQLWWTQHQQQNLIHPQFHNPLSSSPSPSPSSSSTHRREDGELDQEEQDYSITRSRNKEDEEPAEEEMEGMFEKPLTPSDVGKLNRLVIPKQHAEKHFPLDSAESKGMLLSFEDESGKLWRFRYSYWNSSQSYVLTKGWSRYVKDKRLDAGDVVLFHRHRAHPHRFFITCRRRNAQPAPNAAAAFYPPAPHPFTYHPHLHTGGGSQGQNHKEESAPGGNSSGSKVLRLFGVNMECQLPDSQTQQFYHHHHQQPSSYSSPNNTHHHMLRQQPY; encoded by the exons ATGTCCATAAACCAGCAGCAGCTATGGTGGACCCAGCACCAGCAGCAAAATCTCATTCACCCCCAGTTTCACAACccactttcttcttctccttctccttctccttcttcttcctccactcACCGGCGCGAAGACGGAGAATTAGACCAAGAAGAACAGGACTACTCCATCACCAGGTCAAGGaataaagaagatgaagagccAGCAGAGGAAGAGATGGAAGGAATGTTCGAGAAGCCATTGACACCGAGTGATGTTGGGAAGCTGAACCGCCTCGTCATCCCAAAGCAGCACGCGGAGAAGCACTTCCCTCTTGACTCGGCGGAGAGCAAGGGGATGTtgctgagtttcgaggacgagtCAGGGAAGTTGTGGCGATTCCGTTACTCCTACTGGAACAGCAGCCAGAGCTATGTCTTGACAAAAGGATGGAGCCGTTACGTCAAGGACAAACGCCTCGACGCCGGCGACGTCGTTTTGTTCCACAGACACCGCGCTCACCCTCACCGCTTCTTCATCACCTGCCGGCGGAGAAACGCCCAACCAGCACCCAATGCCGCCGCTGCCTTCTATCCTCCGGCTCCTCACCCCTTCACATACCACCCTCATCTTCATACAG GTGGAGGGTCCCAAGGTCAGAATCATAAGGAGGAGAGCGCACCGGGAGGAAACAGTTCCGGTTCAAAGGTGCTGAGGCTATTTGGGGTGAACATGGAATGCCAACTACCTGATTCCCAAACACAACAAttctaccaccaccatcatcaacaACCCTCTTCTTATTCTTCTCCCAATAACACTCACCATCACATGCTACGTCAACAACCATATTAG